A DNA window from Methylobacterium sp. NMS14P contains the following coding sequences:
- a CDS encoding SDR family NAD(P)-dependent oxidoreductase, with amino-acid sequence MELAGRVVAVTGAARGIGRALAVAARARGATIVALDRDGDGAEAAAAELGGRAFRLDVGDAEAVAAILARIEAEIGPVALYCSNAGILERDPDPDLATSADPESWARAWAVNVMGHVHAARVLVPLWRARGGGAFLGTVSAAGLLSQIGSATYSATKHAALAFLEHLAIAHAEDGIRVAALCPQGVDTAMLGAASAASRDGVLAPEAVAEAALDGLAAGRFLILPHPQVAEYARRRAEDPERWLAGMARLRRSMRAGP; translated from the coding sequence ATGGAGCTCGCCGGCCGCGTCGTCGCCGTCACGGGGGCCGCACGGGGCATCGGCCGGGCGCTCGCGGTCGCGGCCAGGGCCCGGGGCGCGACGATCGTGGCCCTCGACCGGGACGGGGACGGGGCGGAGGCCGCGGCGGCGGAACTCGGCGGACGGGCCTTCAGGCTCGACGTCGGCGACGCGGAGGCGGTCGCCGCGATCCTGGCACGGATCGAGGCCGAGATCGGCCCGGTCGCGCTCTACTGTTCCAACGCCGGCATCCTGGAGCGCGACCCCGATCCGGATCTCGCCACCTCCGCCGACCCGGAGAGCTGGGCGCGCGCCTGGGCGGTGAACGTGATGGGCCACGTCCACGCGGCGCGGGTGCTGGTTCCGCTCTGGCGCGCCCGGGGCGGGGGCGCGTTCCTCGGCACGGTCTCGGCCGCGGGGCTGCTCAGCCAGATCGGCAGCGCCACCTACTCGGCCACCAAGCACGCGGCGCTCGCCTTCCTGGAGCACCTCGCCATCGCCCATGCCGAGGACGGGATCCGGGTCGCCGCCCTGTGCCCGCAGGGCGTCGACACCGCCATGCTGGGGGCCGCCAGCGCCGCGTCGCGCGACGGCGTGCTGGCGCCGGAGGCCGTGGCCGAAGCCGCCCTCGACGGGCTGGCGGCGGGGCGTTTCCTGATCCTGCCGCACCCGCAGGTGGCCGAGTACGCCCGCCGCCGGGCCGAGGATCCCGAGCGCTGGCTCGCCGGCATGGCGCGCCTGCGCCGGTCGATGCGGGCGGGGCCATGA
- a CDS encoding SDR family NAD(P)-dependent oxidoreductase: MSLFDLTGKTALITGSSRGIGRAIALRMAEHGARVVISSRKREACEAVVAEIEAAHGAGRAVAIPASISVKEELETLVAETENRLGPVDVLVCNAASNPYYGPLAGISDAQFRKILENNVLSNHWLIQRVAPGMVARRDGAIVIVSSIGALKGSPVIGAYNVSKAADLQLARNYAVEYGPANVRVNCLCPGLIRTDFARALWEDPEMLAATTDAAPLRRIGEPDEIAGAAVFLASAASRFVTGQALVIDGGVTIAR, from the coding sequence ATGTCCCTGTTCGATCTGACCGGCAAAACCGCCCTCATCACCGGCTCGTCCCGGGGCATCGGGCGGGCGATCGCCCTGCGGATGGCCGAGCACGGCGCCCGGGTGGTGATCTCGTCGCGCAAGCGCGAGGCCTGCGAGGCGGTCGTGGCCGAGATCGAGGCCGCCCACGGCGCCGGCCGCGCCGTGGCGATCCCGGCCAGCATCTCGGTGAAGGAGGAGCTGGAAACCCTGGTCGCCGAGACCGAGAACCGGCTCGGGCCGGTCGACGTGCTGGTCTGCAACGCCGCCAGCAACCCCTATTACGGGCCGCTGGCCGGCATCTCCGACGCGCAGTTCCGGAAGATCCTCGAGAACAACGTCCTGTCGAACCACTGGCTGATCCAGAGGGTCGCCCCCGGCATGGTGGCGCGGCGCGACGGCGCCATCGTCATCGTCTCCTCGATCGGGGCGCTCAAGGGCTCGCCGGTCATCGGCGCCTACAACGTCTCGAAGGCCGCCGACCTCCAGCTCGCCCGCAACTACGCGGTGGAGTACGGCCCCGCCAACGTGCGGGTGAACTGCCTCTGCCCGGGGCTGATCCGCACCGACTTCGCCCGGGCCCTGTGGGAGGATCCGGAGATGCTGGCCGCCACCACGGACGCCGCCCCCCTGCGCCGGATCGGCGAGCCCGACGAGATCGCCGGCGCGGCCGTGTTCCTGGCCTCGGCGGCCAGCCGGTTCGTGACCGGCCAGGCGCTCGTGATCGACGGCGGCGTGACGATCGCGCGATGA
- a CDS encoding class I adenylate-forming enzyme family protein encodes MSSDPRIPAGWPALPFREAEARLTASGGPFAITTIDIRGVPTRIWEKAPPTLGDLFRIARGHGDKTFVVYQDERVTFTGFARAATALARALVEAGVRKGDRVAIAQRNLPEWPVSYFGALLAGAIATPLNAWWTGPELAYGLQHSGARVLIADGERFDRIAPHLPECPALERVLTTRTARDPRATPLADIVGPVRDWGALPDMPPPDIALDPEDDATLFYTSGTTGKPKGAVGTHRAAATTVMAYPYSAARSALRRGEAPPKPDPAAPQRAALLVIPLFHVTGCHASLGAALYGGHRLVMMHRWDAGAALDLIEREGCTSAGGVPTIAWQLANAAREAGRPLPTLEGVTYGGAPAAGDLVRALGEALPRVVPGTGWGMTETSATFTHHQGEDYLAHPESCGPPLPVCEVRILDPLGQDLPPGSVGELCVKGPNVVRGYWDDPAATAEVLSEGWLRTGDLGRADDEGFLTIVDRIKDMLIRGGENIYCCEVENALYEHPDVIDAVVLPVPHPTLGEEPGAIVVLAEGAEAGPEAIRAFAAERLAAFKVPVRIEIWDGLLPRNPAGKILRAPLRAVFAAGSGQNGSPSSSGR; translated from the coding sequence ATGAGCTCCGATCCCCGCATCCCCGCCGGCTGGCCGGCCCTGCCCTTCCGCGAGGCCGAGGCGCGGCTCACCGCCTCAGGGGGGCCCTTCGCGATCACGACGATCGACATCCGAGGCGTGCCGACCCGGATCTGGGAGAAGGCCCCGCCGACGCTCGGCGACCTGTTCCGGATCGCGCGCGGCCACGGGGACAAGACCTTCGTGGTCTACCAGGACGAGCGCGTGACCTTCACGGGCTTCGCCCGCGCCGCCACCGCCCTGGCGCGGGCGCTCGTCGAGGCCGGCGTGCGCAAGGGCGACCGGGTCGCCATCGCGCAGCGCAACCTGCCCGAATGGCCGGTGAGCTATTTCGGCGCCCTGCTTGCCGGGGCGATCGCGACGCCGCTCAACGCGTGGTGGACCGGGCCCGAACTCGCCTACGGGCTGCAGCATTCGGGGGCGCGGGTGCTGATCGCCGACGGCGAGCGCTTCGACCGCATCGCCCCGCACCTGCCCGAGTGCCCGGCCCTCGAGCGGGTCCTCACCACCCGGACGGCGCGGGACCCCCGGGCGACGCCGCTCGCCGACATCGTCGGGCCGGTTCGGGACTGGGGCGCCCTGCCCGACATGCCCCCGCCCGACATCGCCCTCGACCCGGAGGACGACGCGACCCTGTTCTACACCTCGGGCACGACGGGCAAGCCGAAAGGAGCCGTCGGCACCCACCGGGCGGCCGCCACCACGGTGATGGCCTACCCCTACTCGGCGGCGCGCAGCGCCCTGCGCCGGGGCGAGGCGCCGCCGAAGCCCGACCCGGCCGCGCCGCAGCGGGCGGCGCTGCTGGTGATCCCGCTGTTCCACGTCACCGGCTGCCACGCGAGCCTGGGGGCGGCCCTCTACGGTGGCCACCGGTTGGTGATGATGCACCGCTGGGACGCGGGCGCGGCCCTCGACCTGATCGAGCGGGAGGGCTGCACCAGCGCGGGCGGCGTGCCGACCATCGCGTGGCAGCTCGCCAACGCGGCCCGCGAGGCCGGCCGGCCCCTGCCGACCCTCGAGGGCGTCACCTACGGCGGCGCCCCGGCCGCCGGCGACCTCGTGCGGGCGCTGGGCGAGGCCCTGCCGCGGGTCGTCCCGGGCACCGGCTGGGGCATGACCGAGACCTCGGCGACCTTCACCCACCACCAGGGCGAGGATTACCTCGCCCACCCGGAATCCTGCGGCCCGCCCCTGCCGGTCTGCGAGGTGCGGATCCTCGATCCCCTCGGGCAGGATCTGCCGCCGGGCAGCGTCGGCGAACTGTGCGTGAAGGGCCCGAACGTGGTCCGCGGCTACTGGGACGACCCGGCCGCCACCGCGGAGGTCCTCTCCGAGGGCTGGCTGCGCACCGGCGACCTCGGCCGCGCCGACGACGAGGGCTTCCTGACCATCGTCGACCGGATCAAGGACATGCTGATCCGCGGCGGCGAGAACATCTACTGCTGCGAGGTCGAGAACGCCCTCTACGAGCACCCGGACGTGATCGACGCCGTGGTGCTGCCGGTGCCCCACCCGACGCTGGGCGAGGAGCCCGGCGCCATCGTGGTGCTCGCCGAGGGCGCCGAGGCCGGGCCGGAGGCAATCCGCGCCTTCGCGGCCGAGCGGCTCGCGGCGTTCAAGGTGCCGGTGCGGATCGAGATCTGGGACGGGCTCCTGCCCCGCAACCCCGCCGGGAAGATCCTGCGGGCGCCCCTGCGGGCGGTGTTCGCGGCGGGTTCAGGTCAGAACGGCTCGCCCTCGTCGTCCGGGCGGTAG
- a CDS encoding ferredoxin has translation MSAPADVSSGPPPGLRVSVDLNLCQAYAQCCYAAPRHFRIEGHEALFYDPAPAARDRDDIERARVACPVQAIRVEDPERGA, from the coding sequence ATGTCCGCCCCAGCCGATGTGTCCTCCGGTCCCCCGCCCGGCCTGCGGGTGAGCGTCGATCTCAACCTGTGCCAAGCCTACGCCCAGTGCTGCTACGCGGCACCGCGGCACTTCCGCATCGAGGGGCACGAGGCCCTGTTCTACGATCCCGCCCCCGCCGCGCGGGACCGGGACGACATCGAGCGGGCGCGCGTCGCCTGCCCGGTCCAGGCGATCCGGGTCGAGGATCCGGAGCGGGGCGCCTGA
- a CDS encoding NAD(P)/FAD-dependent oxidoreductase, which translates to MARESGRVLIVGAGLAALRGAEALREAGFSGPLTIVGDEPHFPYDRPPLSKHVLTGAVPAEATTLPGVGALAADWQLGSAARRLDRQARTVSLADGRTLPYDRLLIATGTRARPWANPHEGRLAGVFTLRGRDDAAALRRALAAGPRHVLVIGAGFIGCEVASLCRQLDLPVTLVEPGPTPLGRVLGSTVGAFIGAIHEGHGVALRCGREVEWLEGRDGRLVRAHLVDGSSLAADVAVIALGAVRNTEWLDGSGLSADPGGVDCDAHGHVLDSDGGPDPRIAAAGDVARFPHPLYDGRRVALEHWSHAVAQGVHAGRLLAGAEPEVPYGALPTFWSTQGDLVVKSVGLTEGADAVAITQGDPAAGRFVATYGRAGRCIAAVSVDSARWLPAHAELVEARAPFPPAGAATDRPKGVTVFEPGFA; encoded by the coding sequence ATGGCGCGGGAGTCCGGGCGTGTGCTGATCGTGGGCGCCGGCCTGGCGGCCCTGCGCGGGGCCGAGGCCCTGCGCGAGGCGGGCTTCTCCGGCCCGCTGACGATCGTCGGCGACGAGCCCCATTTTCCCTACGACAGGCCGCCGCTCTCGAAGCACGTCCTCACCGGCGCGGTCCCGGCGGAGGCCACGACCCTGCCGGGGGTCGGCGCCCTCGCGGCCGACTGGCAGCTCGGCAGCGCGGCTCGGCGCCTCGACCGGCAGGCGCGCACGGTCAGCCTCGCGGACGGGCGGACCCTCCCCTACGACCGCCTGCTCATCGCCACCGGCACCCGCGCCCGCCCCTGGGCGAACCCGCACGAGGGCCGCCTCGCCGGCGTCTTCACCCTGCGCGGGCGGGACGACGCCGCCGCCCTGCGGCGGGCGCTGGCCGCCGGCCCGCGGCACGTGCTGGTGATCGGCGCCGGCTTCATCGGCTGCGAGGTCGCGAGCCTGTGCCGGCAGCTCGACCTCCCGGTCACCCTGGTCGAGCCCGGCCCGACGCCCCTGGGCCGCGTCCTCGGCAGCACCGTCGGGGCGTTCATCGGCGCGATCCACGAGGGCCACGGGGTCGCGCTGCGCTGCGGCCGCGAGGTCGAGTGGCTGGAGGGCCGGGACGGCCGGCTGGTGCGCGCCCACCTCGTCGACGGCAGCAGCCTCGCGGCCGACGTCGCCGTCATCGCCCTGGGAGCGGTGCGCAACACCGAGTGGCTCGACGGGTCCGGCCTGTCGGCGGATCCGGGCGGGGTCGATTGCGACGCGCACGGCCACGTCCTCGATTCCGACGGCGGGCCCGACCCGCGCATCGCCGCCGCCGGCGATGTGGCGCGCTTTCCCCACCCGCTCTACGACGGCCGGCGCGTCGCCCTGGAGCACTGGAGCCACGCGGTGGCGCAGGGCGTCCATGCCGGCCGGCTCCTCGCCGGCGCGGAGCCTGAAGTCCCTTACGGCGCCCTGCCGACCTTCTGGTCGACGCAGGGCGACCTCGTGGTGAAATCCGTCGGCCTGACCGAGGGCGCCGACGCGGTGGCGATCACGCAGGGCGATCCGGCAGCCGGCCGCTTCGTCGCCACCTACGGCCGCGCGGGGCGCTGCATCGCGGCGGTCTCGGTGGATTCCGCCCGCTGGCTGCCCGCCCATGCGGAGCTGGTCGAGGCCCGCGCCCCGTTCCCGCCCGCGGGCGCCGCGACCGACCGGCCGAAGGGCGTCACGGTCTTCGAGCCGGGCTTCGCCTAG
- a CDS encoding cytochrome P450: MPDATLLDQVKDFANRPNPYPVYAKLRENPVSRQDDGTEAGTWVAATHGTVAQLLQDPRVSSDTLPPADRPRTGNPLTDLIVKPLKDWMMDRHRVFIFRDPPDHDTLRSAVMHQFSRERVQAMRARSDRLVADLLDEKCGAREIDAVDDLAYPLPVTVICELFGVPREDEPKFHGWATQLATALEPDSLSDTEIRAANSRTFDAIGGYMADLIREKRRHPQDDMLSGLANHATPAGVKMGDYDLIATSILMLVAGHETTVNLITNGLLTLLRHPDELERLRQDPLRAPRLIEELMRYEPPVQFRTRRTLSPIDIAGVTIPEGADLVLLLASANRDAAVFPDPDRFDPDRTGTRHLGFGGSLHYCVGAPLARFEAEAALTALARRLKAPRLVEDPPPYRPGAALRGPEHLRVAIDGIA, translated from the coding sequence ATGCCCGACGCCACCCTCCTCGACCAGGTCAAGGACTTCGCCAACCGGCCGAACCCCTACCCGGTCTACGCGAAGCTGCGGGAGAATCCCGTCTCGCGCCAGGACGACGGCACCGAGGCGGGCACCTGGGTGGCGGCGACCCACGGCACCGTCGCGCAACTGCTTCAGGACCCGCGGGTCAGCTCCGACACGCTGCCGCCGGCCGACCGGCCGCGCACCGGCAACCCCCTCACCGACCTGATCGTCAAGCCGCTCAAGGACTGGATGATGGACCGGCACCGGGTCTTCATCTTCCGCGACCCGCCGGACCACGACACCCTGCGCTCGGCGGTGATGCACCAGTTCTCCCGCGAGCGCGTCCAGGCGATGCGCGCCCGCTCCGACCGGCTGGTGGCCGACCTGCTCGACGAGAAGTGCGGTGCCCGGGAGATCGACGCGGTCGACGACCTCGCCTACCCGCTGCCCGTGACGGTGATCTGCGAGCTGTTCGGCGTGCCCCGGGAGGACGAGCCGAAGTTCCACGGCTGGGCGACGCAGCTCGCCACCGCCCTGGAGCCCGACAGCCTGTCCGACACCGAGATCCGCGCCGCCAACAGCCGGACCTTCGACGCGATCGGCGGCTACATGGCCGACCTGATCAGGGAGAAGCGCAGGCACCCGCAGGACGACATGCTGTCGGGCCTCGCCAACCACGCCACCCCGGCCGGCGTGAAGATGGGCGACTACGACCTGATCGCCACCTCGATCCTGATGCTGGTGGCCGGGCACGAGACCACCGTGAACCTGATCACCAACGGCCTGCTGACCTTGCTGCGGCATCCGGACGAGCTGGAGCGCCTGCGGCAGGATCCGCTCCGGGCCCCGAGGCTGATCGAGGAGCTGATGCGCTACGAGCCGCCGGTGCAGTTCCGGACGCGGCGGACGCTGTCGCCCATCGACATCGCGGGGGTCACGATCCCCGAGGGGGCCGACCTCGTGCTGCTGCTGGCCTCCGCCAACCGCGACGCGGCCGTCTTCCCCGATCCCGACCGGTTCGACCCGGACCGCACCGGAACCCGCCATCTCGGCTTCGGCGGCAGCCTGCACTACTGCGTGGGCGCGCCGCTCGCCCGGTTCGAGGCCGAGGCGGCGCTCACCGCCCTCGCCCGCCGGCTCAAGGCGCCGCGCCTGGTCGAGGACCCGCCGCCATACCGGCCGGGCGCCGCCCTGCGCGGGCCGGAGCACCTGCGGGTGGCGATCGACGGGATCGCCTGA